GGTGATTCACTGACTGCCCATACCACAAATATACCCAGTTGCATCACATATCCGGCAGTGGAGGAAGGGACTGCATTTGAAATAAAACAGCACATGTTGAATATTCTACCTACGTTTCATGGGTTGTCATCTGATGATCCTAACATGCACATTGCAGAATTTTTAATGGGGTGCAAAAACATTTTGGTGAGAGGATTTTCAGCTGAATCTATTAAGCTGCGGTTATTTCCATACACTCTAAAAGATCAGGCAAGGAGATGGCTCCTCACACTCCCATCAGGAAGCATTACAACTTGGGCCCAACTCAGTGAAAAATTTTTAAACAAGTATTATCCGGCTTCTAAGACCCTTGACATGAGAACTCAGATTTTATCTTTtgcccaaaaaccaaatgaagagtTTCATGAGGCGTGGGAGCGATTTAAGGAGTTGATTAGAAAATGTCCACATTCGGGTATTAACACTACTGATCAAATGCACATATTTTTCAGAGGGTTGAATATGACTACAAAAACTCTTGTCAACGCTTCATGCGGAGGTACGTACAAAGACAAAAATGCACAAGAggcttgtttgttatttgaaaaaatggcaGAAGATACTCAGCAGTGGGCAGTGGAGCAGCCACAATCTAGGTCAGCTTTTGAGATGCCAAATGGTTCTCCATATGTTAcagcacaaattgaaaaaaatggagaaaaggctagaagcaaaatttgacatgttattaCAGAGAATGCCAGGTTCACAGGTTGCTGTACAGCAGCCTTTACAAGCTGCCTGCAGCATTTGCAACATGATAACTCACGATTTTATGAGCTGCCCACATAAAgatgtttcaccagattttacAGCAGAGCAGGttaatgcatttaacaatttccAGCGGCCCAGATATGACCCATATTCTAATTTCTACAACCCCGGATGGAGAGATCATCCTAATCTAAGGTGGGACAAGGAACAGCACACTAGGCCTCAATTTCAACAGCAGGTACAGCAACCTGCTGCACCTAAGGCTGCTTGGGAAGTCGCAATTGAAAAATTGGCAAATACTAccactcaagaaattcaaaatctacATGCAGCAGTGAAAAACATCGAAAAACAGATGGGGCAGATTGCTTTACAGGTTTCAGAAAGAGCTCCGGGTACATTTCCTAGTCAAACAGTACCTAATCCAAGAGGACGAGAAGAATGCAATGCTATACGGACTCTACGGTCTGGCAAAAGCTACAAcaacaaacatgaaaattctgTTGGGAATTCACAGGCAGCAGAACTACCCCAAACTAAATCTGCAATTATTGCAGATTCTGAAATTTCTGCAGATTCTGGGCAGTCCCAAGACAGATCCGAAAATACTGCAGAAGCTTCCACAAAAACTGCAGAACGTGTTTACGAACCCCCTATGCCGTATCCAGAAAGGTTGAGACCTAAAGCTAAAGATCAACAGTTAACagattttatgaaaactttggcTAAAGTTCAAATTAATCTGCCGTTAATTGATGCCATTAAGAACATTCCGtcttatgccaagtttttgaaggatgtttgcacaaagaaaaagaagcttgtTGATTTTGAGAAAGTGATTCTTACAGAACAATGCAGTGCGGTCTTATTACATAAATTGCCTCCAAAGAAAAAAGATCCCGGGAGTTTTACTATCTCTTGCACCATTGGAAATTGTGATTTTAGTagtgctttaattgatttaggtgctagtgtaaacttaatgccatattctgttttcaAACGTTTAGGTGAAGGGGAGGTGAAGCCAACCTCCAGTATTATTCAATTGGCTGACCGTTCAATTACCTACCCTAGAGgagtcattgaagatgttattgtgaaggttgacaatttatatttaccagctgattttatggtgttggacatggatgaggatttgacaacgcccattattttgggccgcCCATTTCTGGCAACAGCCCGAACTCTTATTGACGTTGAAGCCGGAACATTAACATTCCGAGTTGAAAATCAAACTGttgttttcaagttatttgaaGCAAGCATACATTCAGGTGACAAGCAAGAATGCATGCGTGTTGATGCATTGGATGGTTTACCAAGTGCCAAGTTTATGAACAGATCATCAACTGACCATCTGTCCATAAAGCCCCCGAATTTAACTCCTGATTTTACAAGTCCTAAACCACAGCAGCAAAGGGTGCTACATGAAGACCAGCCAATGAACACAttgaaaaaacatgaaaatttgccaagcagcccaaattttaagaaaatacagCCTGGTAAAGAAGTGTGGTTATTAAGTTCAGATTTCAAGTCATTTCCAGGGAAACAAGAGTCTAGATGGAAAGGCCCTTTTCTGGTTACTAAAGTTTTTCAGAATGGTAATGTGGACATTAAGGCTAAGGGCACAGATTTCTCATTGAAGGTGACCAAACATCAACTAAAACCATGCATAGAGAAATTTGGTGTAGGCGAGTCTTTGACTCTAAAGGCACCAATGATCTAGCCACCGGACTTCCGCAACGTCTAGCTACAGACTTAAAATAaagcgcttattgggaggcaacccaatttttctaaactctttcttaattttaattttcgtttgattttctctttaatataaaaaaataaaaaataaaacatacataaaaaaaaataaaaaaataaaaaaaaaacaaaatttgaaaaaaatggaagattgcatattgattttatttacccagtttatttgattttattttaattttttgacgcATATTGGTTAATTGCAGGTTGCGAACGTGGAAAATAAAGCGCGTCCTATGCTGGAATCCTGCACCCAGCAGCAAGCCTAACGTTCACATCAACCACATCTACACTATGCTGGAAATTTAAAGTAGTCCATATAAAAAGCCATTCACAGATGCAAGTTTGGGGGTGATTGTTGCAGATCCAGCACATAAACAGAATTTAGAGCAGTTAATTTCTGCAGCTCAGTTTTGCGATGCATGGAGGAAGCACAATTAAATCACAGATCCATACACCACAGAACTGAGTACAGATATTATTACCAGATCTACAACAACTACACTTGCAGGGATTCGAATTTTACCTCCCAGATGCATCGATCTGGGTCATGCGGCCTGTGCTGTTTTCCTCCGTTGCTCTTGTGTGTTTACTTCTGTGTCCTTGGCTCTATCATGGATCCGTATACCCCTACATAAAGACCCAACAATATGAGTACATACAGGTTTACATATGGCATTCAAATGAACTGTTGTTGAACTTGTAAATGTTGAGCTTAGCAAAAGCAGACGAACGAGATCTGTACCTATATGACATACAGAGGCCGCGACAGTTGCTGTTGATTTTGCTTCAGGAACCACTAGACCGGAAGCTCATAGTTGTTGTCTCTCGGTTGTACGCTGGAGTTGAGGGAAAAGTTTTCAGTCACAGTAGTGGTTTTATTATTCAACTCTCAGATCATCATTCATCCATCAAAAGGGTTACGGGTTTTACCTCAACATTTGCAGATCCTTGGTTGAGCTGAGCTGCTGACTCCGGGGGTGTTCTTGTGTTGTTGTCTCGGATTTGAAACCATTAGGGCTCTTCCCACTGATAAACCACATGCAGGTGTTAGTGTTTGTTCCAGATCTCTCCAACAAATAAATTGGGCACTGCAACCACAAGATTGGAGGATGATTTTACCTTTGGGCTTCCGTTTTTCCGATTTTCCACCACGGCGGGGTACTCACGGCGGTGTGTTGTTGTTGGGTTATGGACGGCTACGGATGCATCAATCTGCGAGGAAACTGAGACATACACAGAACAATCAAATGCATCAGTCACAAACATTTTCATGTTACTCTTGGTGATGAAGTTAGCAGAAATGGAGCTACATCTTTACATTTGAACGAACAAAAGGAGAAATGGCATGGCTTAGTTTTTACCTGCAAAGGGAGGAAGAAGGACTTGCTTTGACATGGAGAGAGTAAAAGCATTTTCAGACTTTCTAGAGAGAGCAGAGCTAAATTgaggaaaggagagaaaaaTGTGAGAGACAGAGAGGTCCTTTCATTTTAGCAAAATGGGGTCTGCGAGAAAGAAAGAGATATGGGCAAATGGATTGATCTTCACTCTTAATTTCGAATCCTATGGAGCTACCCTTCTTGATGCATGCCACGTGTGCAAGGCTGGCGTATTCTCAGGTCTATTCATGGGGCTCGGTTTGCATTAAAGGCAAAGAAGAGCCGTTCGGCTCGAGACCCAATATTTGGAAGAGCCGTTCGGCTTTGGTCATATCTCCATCAAGTGGGCACTGTTATCTGATAAgtctattttaaaaaaaaaaaaattagcatgCCAGCTGTGCACCATTTTTCCCACGGCATGCCAATTGCATGCCTTTCTGACAAGGAATCCAAAGTTTGGCATGTCCTGTTGGCCTTACCTACACGCCAGATGCATGCCTTTCAAAGCAAGGAAATCCTAATGTTTTCAATTGCCGTGCACATGGATTTGGTGTGCAAGTTGGGATCATGCTTCAAGGCAATTAAATCTGCCACATCAGGTGCATGTTTCCTttctttaactttgtttcttttgtgaCTTTTCCCCGTGACCTTAGAACCTGATTTCGAATCAGGTGAGTATTgtagtttatttttttgtttttttgttttttttgtttcgttTATTTAGTCTAGGTTGTTTGTCTTTTCCAGAATTGGTTCTTTTTGGTTCATTTAGTTTCTTTTATTATTCtacaccttgaggacaaagtgtgaaataagtttgggggtgggaaaataacattttaggttttaaatttttgtgtCGGTTAAAAGTTTTCATTCTTattaagttaatatccatagattattttaaacattggaaCAAATAGACATGGTGAAAGTTAATCCCACAttagagtcttttctatttatcgttgcttatacactaattcatgaattatactttgaactttgcacatcacaccaacatggtttgtggggagtgagattgaaatacttgcttttagtctaagtttatttttattttttattttttattttaagtaaagtcagttattagtgtgaaaaaaaaaaaattaaataaataaataaagtaataattgtctcacccgaggttctgcctagtaaccgggccagtcctgcctaatcagcagtgattctcgcgtcaaacggtagagttttggcatgaggcagggtggttagttggtttcgtagccttttcagctcgggttaataagtccttaggggtgttctacacctagtgtcctaaagccctagtggtttgggagtcattgacctaaagctcgctacatgggttggatcgaaagcttaagtaaaccgacattgcacgaccactactgttactggagaaaaaaaaaatgttatatatgaa
The nucleotide sequence above comes from Malus sylvestris chromosome 16, drMalSylv7.2, whole genome shotgun sequence. Encoded proteins:
- the LOC126609301 gene encoding uncharacterized protein LOC126609301, which gives rise to MVSTRSTVQKLIPFDPEFEQHLRRKRREQHLQRVRPLQERFLESVFSGDLHNKEKMAFIIPEAGLPLGDSLTAHTTNIPSCITYPAVEEGTAFEIKQHMLNILPTFHGLSSDDPNMHIAEFLMGCKNILVRGFSAESIKLRLFPYTLKDQARRWLLTLPSGSITTWAQLSEKFLNKYYPASKTLDMRTQILSFAQKPNEEFHEAWERFKELIRKCPHSGINTTDQMHIFFRGLNMTTKTLVNASCGGTYKDKNAQEACLLFEKMAEDTQQWAVEQPQSRSAFEMPNGSQVAVQQPLQAACSICNMITHDFMSCPHKDVSPDFTAEQVNAFNNFQRPRYDPYSNFYNPGWRDHPNLRWDKEQHTRPQFQQQVQQPAAPKAAWEVAIEKLANTTTQEIQNLHAAVKNIEKQMGQIALQVSERAPGTFPSQTVPNPRGREECNAIRTLRSGKSYNNKHENSVGNSQAAELPQTKSAIIADSEISADSGQSQDRSENTAEASTKTAERVYEPPMPYPERLRPKAKDQQLTDFMKTLAKVQINLPLIDAIKNIPSYAKFLKDVCTKKKKLVDFEKVILTEQCSEGEVKPTSSIIQLADRSITYPRGVIEDVILFEASIHSGDKQECMRVDALDGLPSAKFMNRSSTDHLSIKPPNLTPDFTSPKPQQQRGNKSLDGKALFWLLKFFRMVANVENKARPMLESCTQQQA